In the Urocitellus parryii isolate mUroPar1 chromosome 1, mUroPar1.hap1, whole genome shotgun sequence genome, atttggtttaaaaatatacTGAGAAGTAATCTAGATCTGTTCAGTCCAAAGATTCACATTTTGATAACCATAGCCACAGGAAGTGCTGAGACCCTGAAGAAGTTCAGAGTCTAGGAGTGTGCTCCTGCAGCGCTTGATGAGACCTGCCAGGCAACCCTGCCAGTCTCTGTAGGGTAAGGCACAGAAATGGGGCCAACTGATCCAAGAAAAGCCCATCTGGTGGCAACTACCACCAGATAAGggaaagttctattttttaatgaggGTACTGAGAGACCTAAAGTGAAGGAATTTTAAAGGAAACTGGCCCCATAAGGAAAGAAGGCCATACTGTTCATAGTCATGCTTTTACCTTATAGAAAGGGCACTCTAGGACTGAGGTTAGGAACAGTTGGGTCAGTTGTGCCATACTCAATCTGTCCAAATGTGACTCTTCACCTGAAATACAAAGTACCTCTGTTATTGTTCAGCTTGAATTTGGGTAGTGAGAGAACGAACATTATGAATATGAGACATTACACTCATGACTTCAAATGACTCTAGGGAATGAACTTGTCAGAATTAATAATGTCCTCTTCTTGCCATCAATGAAACTGATTTCCAAGAACCTAAGATCTTAGCTACAGATAATAAATacaggataaaatataaatataggacAAAATATACTTAGAGAATTAGCAGAAATATTCTTTTAACCATGGACATAGAGGAATTTGATATATTTGGCTTTCTTGACTAGAATGCATAGCAGGCTGgggggctcagttggtagagtgcttgcctagaatgtataaggtcttgggatcaatccccagcgcacgcgcacacacacacacacacacacacacacacacacaccaaaaaaaaaaaaaaaacctaataagttttaaaataaggtaGAGAGGTCAGACATTttactttaacaaaaaaaaaaaaaatagtaccatCCTCTTAAAAAAAGTCACAGCTGCTCACTCAACAAAGGTTCTGACACTATAATGGCTTTTATCACTGCCATTACCATGTCCCCCAGGAACCCTGCAGTACCCCAGCCAGGCAGCAGTCAGGTATATCTGAGGCTGCTTTCCTCTCTTTGCACAATGTCCCAGCTCTGTGTTTACACTAGCATCTAAAACTTCCAATCTCACTTtcaagaaaaaatgaaggcagagcATTGCTGTGTAAATGGTACCGAGGTAACCTGAaaacatcacaagttcaaaggttAGTTATATCCAAGTGTCAGAAAGTATAACCAAAAACTTGCCTTGAagcttttgaagaaaaaaagggctgaaTATTTTTCCCATGAAGTTGACTGGAGGGTGCGCAATCAGCGAACATGAATGGAGAAGTCTCAATAATGTTTTGGGTGGAAAACAATTGAAATGGGTGAACAGCACATGTTCTAGCTTCCTAAATAAAGCAGGTGCATTTGGTGGCAAATAATTTAGTTTTCCAAATGGCTCAATTAACTCAGAAATCTGACTAGGTGATAATTTTTCTGATTGGCTAACAAAAGTTTCTGCCACTGCATTGAGGATGGGTTCCGAAAGAATCAGCTTTCTGCTGCAGTACTCCATGATTTTGCTGACAACATCAGcattcaaggtgaggcagaatgcaGCTACATGCCGCTCTAGGGCTTTGATAAAAAACTTGTCATTGTGTCCAAAATATATGAAAGCCTCTATGACTTTCCTGAGCTCTTCATTAGTGAAATGGGGAATGTGCCTCACAACATATTTACCCAATTTTATAACCAGAGGAAGTGCCTGAGCTTGATCTAGAACCACCAGAGCAGTAAGCATTTGGCTAATGGATTTAGGACTCAGGTAGGAAACTATTGAAAGGGAAAAGTTGTTTATCGTATTTAAAAATGTCTGGTGTTGGTCTACTTTTTCAGCACATGCCTGCAGTATTCTATAAAGGGCCACAATATCCTCCGGGGTAAATACTTCCAATTTTGCACCTTGCAGTTGATAGATAATTAGTTCTAGTGTCACACAACCTGGGCCTTGCAGTCTAATCAGACTCTCCCCAAGAACACAAAGATCATGCACTTCCAGGCCACCTCTTTTGAGACGATTCTGGCATTCTGCCATGAGATTCAGTACTAAGCTACTTTGAGTATCCACATGCAACCAAATCAGAGCTTGCAAAGCAGTCACCAAACCAGAGTTTGACAGCTGTGAGGGCTCCCGTTCAAGTTGAAAACATAAAGCTTGAAAGACACTGCTCTCTAGTATTTCTTTGGGCAGCCTTTGATCACCACCTTTTTTCTGTACTTCACAGATCCGTTGTAAGGCTCCTGCAGCCATAGCATCAGGCAGAGTTTCCAGTGTTTTTATAAAACTCAACACCTCTTCTGATGAAGTGAATTCGTTTAGTCTCCTGTAAAATATCTCTTCATcctcatttttaagattttgttcAAACTTGTTCCAGTCATGTACCTGAGAGAATGCTGGCTCACCAACTGGATGAAGTTCATTTCCATTTTGTAAGTGGAACTTTTTATAGCAGGCATGATGAAAATGGATCCTGAAAGGCTCATACTGTACTGAACAGAACCAAGGATGCAGTTGCTCTTTAGATACCTTGTGAACATGATTTATAGGATGATTTCTCAGAGCGGCCAGAGCTCCATGTATCCGAAAATCAGACAAATGGCAGAAGTTCCTTCGCAAGGTAATTAAAGCCATGCCATGTAATTCTCAGCTCTTCTGGacttgtaaaataaaaagacaaagtcaAATACAAAGCACATGACACACTGTATATCAATGTCCATGAAAAAAAGGATGGGTACTCCAAAACAGGggtaaataaaaatttcccacTTGTATATAAGCACTAGAAAGGTAGGTCTCTGTGTCCCAGAGCTTGGGAAAGTGACTGATAGGAAAAACAATTGCTGTCACTTGCCAGGAACAGTTCCAGGTGCTTTATAGGTGTACTCACTTATACAAATTATCTACTTTTGTCATCATCTGACAGCCAAAGAAGAAAGTGAGGCACAGAAAAGTTACTGTGTCCAGTTTACACAGCTAGTGTTAAGAGGGGGGGCCACCTTATGCTTTGAGCATAAACCTGCAGGTGgctgacatttttttccccctttttctcttccacttttcCTCCTCCCTAACAACCGGGGAAACAATACTAACACTTTACCTATCCCAGGCTAAGCACTCCTGTCTTCCACTGCCTGGAAGAATATCACTACCCCCAAGAATAAACAAACTCCACACCTGGGAACTGGAGCAATGCCTCTCTCAAAGACATCTGCTGGATACTAAGTAATTATATCTGACTGCTTTGGGATCCCAGCCCTTGTGTTCCTGTTTAAAAAGCCCTGTGCCCCCCTGGCAGGGAGAATCACAGCCTCCgggacaggagtcctctgtgtttctcctgggctagcaaagcaatgaaactccttcctttttctcaaagcctGTCTTTTTTTAGATCGGCGATGGAGCCAGGACCAGGCTTTGGGCATCGCGAGTAAGTGGCGAGCTGGGTGGGAGTCAAACTCCGAGCTCTTAGCCGCACGTCCTCCGGGCTGGTCCAGGGAGGGCTCCGTCGGCCAAAGGCGGAGCTCTTCAAATCCCGCGGGCCAGCTCGGGGAGGCGGGCCCGGCAGGGCAGGGGACGCGCGGCTCCCCGAGGGCTACCCCGGCAACCAGAGAAGAACAGAAAAGCAGACAACTGGGGAAGGACAACGAGGGGCCGAGGGACCAGGGAACTCGAGCGCGAGGAGCAGACGAGCCGGGAGCCAGGGTCGCGTCCTCCAGCGAAGAAAGGACCCCCACGGGCCGAGCGCCCGAACCCAGCGCCGCGGAGCCTGTGGTTCTGTTCCAGGGGGCGCCGCACATAAAGGGCCAGCGGCCCAGCACTGTGCACAGCCAGCCGAGCAGCGCAGGCGGAGCACCGGTGTGGACCCTTACCTGGCTCCGCCCGCACCGCGCTACAAGTAGCGGCAGAGGCTGGACCCTCGTGGGTCCCCGTACACGAACGCCGCGGCGGAAAGAAGCAGCTTGGCGCAAGCGCGAGATGCAGAATTGGCCCTGTACCACCCACATCTAGAGTCCTGTGATTGGCTCAAGTCTTCTCCGGAGCTTTCTATTGGTCATGAGTACGGAGCATGCGCACTTCGGCTGTACGCCTGTGCGCTGGTTAGACTCCCCGATTTTGCTAAGCCAGGGTCCTGCACCGCAGGTGAGCGCCCTGGCGGCAGCGGTTCCCAGCTGCAGGCCCAGCTGGGACGCAGCAGAGGCCATCGGGGGTTTGGGCGTGGGTTCGAAGGTCGGCTGGGGTCCAGGGGTACGCGGTGTTGCCCTCCGGCACGGGGTCGCCGGGGCATGGGGTCTCCTCCGCCGCGCGATTCTCTTCCGCTGCGCCTGCGGGTCTGGAGCCGGGGAACCCCCGCGGAGCCGTGGCTGGCGCCTTCGTCCGTCCTTAGGCAGCCGCGGCGAAGGTTGGGCCCCGAGGTCCTCGGGACAGCGTGCGGCTCGCGAGGTTATCCGGCTGTGACATCTGGATAACATCCTCACTGAGCCTTGGACTTGGAGGGTCTCCATGGCGTTCGCTTCGCTCTTCAGGCACTTAGCTGAGCACCTTGTGCCATACTGTTCGGTTCCTAAGAGTAATTCAGTTAACATGTGAAGGCTTTTTGTTTGTGCTTTAGGTAAGCTAGAGGAGCATGAAAGTATGGGTGGTTTGTTCACCAAAAGCCAgtattttgatttggatttcattTTTGTCTATAAGTTGACAAGGGTTAGCCTCTGTTGATTTTACCCCTGGTTGActcttcagggggaaaaaaagaagttaggatggaaatattttttttcttttcattaccaTATGCACTTTTGATACTAAAATGATTAACAAAAAATAGATAAGACTTTTTTTAAGTGATATTATGGCTTGAGCATTGCTGAGGTGATTTGTGTGTCATATCCTTTATCAGGCAGGCAGAATCCTAATTTGAGGACTAGGGAGCTAAGATTCAGAACATTTAAGTAGCTTTCCTACCGGTGTTCACTTCTGAATGACAGTTTGGGGACCCAAAAGTAGCTTGACTTCATAATCTGATTTCTGAACCATGAAATTAGAACTTTAGTCTTGTCTTCTCCCTATTTTTGATGAATTCTGTGTTATTTAGGTTTATTTAAAATcagtgcaaaaaataaatttagagaagGCTTTCATATTGTGTGAATAttgtttcattcctttatgaAAATTTAGGTAGAATTCCTATGTTGAGGTTGTTACTACTTCATTAAGAAGAAAATTTCccttttcctgtttctgtttttcagtgTCACTCTCATAGTCACAGCACATGCCTCGTGCAATGAGGAGGTTCTTGTTATTATACGCTACACAGCGAGGCCAGGCAAAGGCCATAGCAGAAGAAATAAGTGAGCAAGCTGTGGCCCACGGGTTTTCTGCAGATCTCCACTGCATCAGTGAGTCGGACAAGGTAAGAGATATCACTCCAGTGGACTTCACAGTATCTTATGCTTCAAAGTATTTTGATTGGGAACTGATGTTAAACAAAGAAAGTGGCTCTATACCAATTTtaatcagccttttttttttttttttttaaacagaagcaAACATATAAGTTAAGGTGAATGATCTCAGACTGAAAAAAGCAGCTACTTGTCAGTAAATGGTAGCAGTAGCATCTTCCTTGTTTATCTCAGCGGTGGCTGTGAGAACAAAGGAAGTGTGTGTATTCTCATGAAGGTTGAGCTTTGTAACTCATGAACCTCAGAATCCGTTTTGATTACCCAAAAAGAACTTGCGATTCATGTTAGAGTTCTTCCAAATGAAGGACTACTTGGGTTTTTTGTGAAATAGAATTCCAAGTAATGGTGTAAGGATCTGGGAAAAACCCTGCTGCTTAAGGTCAGGGACTCcttgtttgtatatttatttagtcTCCGCTGAAATTCCTGCCTTATGATACATAacactttgttcttctttttgtaatTCTGAGACCTCCAAATAGTGCTATCCCAGACAACTAAGGTGGTAACAGTTAGTGAGGACTTTGTACCACCAGAGGAAAGGCGAACCCCTGAATACTCAGGTTTACTTCAGTACTTGAGAACTATCTTGCCAGTGCCTTGTCACTCAGGTTCACAGCCTCTGGCCTCTCACGTCAAGTTTACCATACTGTTCAACAAAATAGGTGAATTATAAATTCAGCTTTTAGAAAGAGACTCACCTGGTTTCTTTAGGCAACACTGCCAGAGTGACTCCAGATGCTCTCACAGAAAGGGAGCTCCCTTTAGGAAGCTACCAGACAGTGGCCTCTGTCACTCAACAATAATGTAGACTTAGTGTGCTATGATGGATTACAACGTGAATCAGTCACTATGTACTGATAGTCTCCTAAAACAAGCCCTAATTAGATCCATTGGGTTGACCTCTCTAGCCGGGTCGGAGTAGCTCTCTACTTTCTCATTCATAGCAGGCCTTGTCAAGCTGAATCATCTTAGATGAACTGTGCacatagttggacacaaaactTGTGCAGTGTTTTGTGAACATTTAATGGCCTAGGGAAAAGTTCTTCAGGAGTGAAAAGTGAGATTGAGGGtttagctcagcggtagagtgcttgttttggATGCatagggccctgggtttgctctgtagcaccacaaaaaaaataaaagttaaattttttttatttatttctttggacCCAAATTAAATAACACTTATGAGCAGTAGACTCCATGGAGTCACAAGAAGAAAGAGTGATCTACTTGAAGTGTTTAAATTTGCATTGGAATTAGAAGAAATTTCTCAGAATTAGGATTGCTGATAAATTCAGGGTACTGCTGCTAGCAAGCTCTGTTCCCTGGAACTCTGAAAGAGTGAGTTGGTCTTTATCACCAGGTCTGTGATAAAGTAGTCTGTGTTCTGGAATATTCTGTGAAGCTTCCTTGATGACCTGCTGTTTTAATCCCTTGTGCTTGCTGTCTGTTCTATTTCTATATCTCCCTCCCCCTTTAGAAAATCTATCTGCTtgcttttttactttgttttaagaAGTCATTCCCACCAAATTAGTTGCCTCTCCTGCTGAACATCGGAGTTTTTAGGCACGTCATCTTGGAAGAATTTACCCTGAATTTATCAGCAATCCTAATTTAAGAAACCAGGTTTCTTTCTCCTATCTTCATTTATTTGCCTTATAGATCAGAGCTCACTTTAACATTTGCCCCAGGGCACCATGACTGAGAGGTACCAATCATACTTATCTCTTCTCCTCTTGATGAGCATCAGCAAAACAAATGAGTGGCTGAATTAAGAAATATCTTACTTTGTGTAACTTGATTAAACAAGGGCACCTGGTCACTGGATGGGGACTGGTCACTCTGTATGCATCTCTAGTTACTTGGAAAGAAGAATAATTGGGAGAAAATACAGGATAGTAGAAACTAGGCCAATTACCCTCTCTGGCTGGTGTGTTAAATGACAGGTGATGTGGCATTAGGTCCTTCACTTGATAACCTTGTTTTGTAGTATGATCTAAAAATGGAAAGAGCTCCTCTCGTCGTCGTGGTTTCTACAACAGGCACTGGAGACCCCCCTGACACGGCCCGAAAATTTGTTAAAGAAATACAAGACAAGACACTGCCTGCTGATTTCCTTGCTCATCTGCGGTATGGATTATTGGGTAATGGACTCTATTTTCTGCTTTTAGTGCTATTATTGACTTTTAACTCTGGTTTTGGTTATATTTCTCAAAACCATGAAATACAATCATATgagttttgtctttatttttatgtaaatattatacatatatgaaacatGTAAATGTGAATAATGTGCTGCCATGTATGAATTCTTCTTCAGTATTTACCCAACAGTAACGTCTCTGGGGTACCTCCCAATAGCATTCTTAAGCAAGGATGCACATCAGATTCAGCTGCGAAATACTTTCAGAATATTAGTGGCTGGGCCTCTCCCCAGCCTACTGAAACAGAATCCTTTGCTGCTGTTTTActgtttaaaacaacaaaagcaagCCTCAGAAAGCTCTGAGGTGATTCGCTCACCATCTAAGAACCTTCCTCTAGGACGGTGGCTTTCAGCTCCAGCTGCACATTGAATCAGCTGGAGCAGTTCTTGATAGTTCCTTTACTTGGGACATGTCCATTGAATCTGTTTTCTGAGGTAGTGGTCTGGCGTTGGTATTTTAAAAGCTCCCAGGCAATGCCTCCCAGGTTAAGAAAACTGGCACTGAGGAACCGttcaaagaaatgaagataaaggATTGGAAGGACCAGTGTGGGTGCTGAGGGCCCATATTCCTGGCTTGTGTTCAGTGTCGTTCATCTTTGAGGATTATTTTGGCGGGAGGGTGTTTAGCAAGGATGGATTTTGCTTTGATAAACAACTGATTTAGAAATTTGAGACTAACCTTGGCTGTTCACTGGTATTGTTTAACATGATCACTAGAATATTTTAcagtgttttcaatttttttttaaattgaagttttt is a window encoding:
- the Fastkd3 gene encoding FAST kinase domain-containing protein 3, mitochondrial; translation: MALITLRRNFCHLSDFRIHGALAALRNHPINHVHKVSKEQLHPWFCSVQYEPFRIHFHHACYKKFHLQNGNELHPVGEPAFSQVHDWNKFEQNLKNEDEEIFYRRLNEFTSSEEVLSFIKTLETLPDAMAAGALQRICEVQKKGGDQRLPKEILESSVFQALCFQLEREPSQLSNSGLVTALQALIWLHVDTQSSLVLNLMAECQNRLKRGGLEVHDLCVLGESLIRLQGPGCVTLELIIYQLQGAKLEVFTPEDIVALYRILQACAEKVDQHQTFLNTINNFSLSIVSYLSPKSISQMLTALVVLDQAQALPLVIKLGKYVVRHIPHFTNEELRKVIEAFIYFGHNDKFFIKALERHVAAFCLTLNADVVSKIMEYCSRKLILSEPILNAVAETFVSQSEKLSPSQISELIEPFGKLNYLPPNAPALFRKLEHVLFTHFNCFPPKTLLRLLHSCSLIAHPPVNFMGKIFSPFFLQKLQGEESHLDRLSMAQLTQLFLTSVLECPFYKGPKLFRQYQVKSFLTPCCSLETPMDFHLYKSVMIGLIDLLGARSYFASKVLTPYCYTIDVEIKLDEEGFVLPFTVDEDIHKRVALCIDGPKRFCSNSKHLLGREAIKQRHLRLLGYQVVQVPYHEIEVLKSRQELVEYLQSKLFPQNSTVHW